The following are encoded together in the Thiobacillus sp. SCUT-2 genome:
- the queG gene encoding tRNA epoxyqueuosine(34) reductase QueG: MHAHDLSRLAEQIKQWGRALGFAAVGISDGDLAEAEAGLLAWLERGFHGEMDYMAAHGTKRSRPAELVPGTVRIISARLDYFPPAGADPHTVLADAQAAYVSRYALGRDYHKVLRQRLQALADQISAAVGEHRYRVFTDSAPVMEVALATQSGLGWRGKHTLLLNRQHGSWFFLGEIYTDLPLPVDAPEAGHCGTCRACLDVCPTQAIVAPYSLDARRCISYLTIELKGSIPPELRPLIGNRIYGCDDCQLVCPWNRFAQTAELPDFAVRNGLDGARLVELFAWSEADFNERLAGSPIRRIGHERWLRNIAVALGNASPSPDIRAALSAKLNHPSATVREHVVWALARQSAGH; this comes from the coding sequence ATGCATGCGCACGATCTAAGCCGGTTGGCGGAACAAATCAAGCAATGGGGCCGCGCGCTCGGCTTCGCCGCGGTAGGCATCTCCGACGGCGACCTCGCCGAGGCCGAAGCCGGCCTGCTGGCGTGGCTGGAACGGGGCTTTCATGGCGAAATGGATTATATGGCCGCGCACGGCACCAAGCGCAGCCGGCCGGCCGAACTGGTGCCCGGCACCGTACGCATCATCAGCGCGCGGCTCGACTATTTTCCCCCCGCGGGAGCCGACCCGCACACCGTGCTGGCCGACGCACAGGCGGCCTACGTGTCGCGCTACGCGCTCGGCCGCGACTACCACAAGGTGCTGCGCCAGCGCCTGCAGGCGCTCGCGGACCAGATCAGCGCCGCTGTCGGCGAGCATCGCTATCGCGTCTTCACCGACAGCGCGCCGGTGATGGAAGTGGCGCTCGCCACGCAATCCGGACTCGGCTGGCGCGGCAAGCACACGCTGCTGCTGAACCGGCAGCACGGCTCGTGGTTCTTCCTCGGCGAGATCTACACCGACCTGCCGTTGCCGGTGGATGCGCCGGAGGCCGGCCACTGCGGCACCTGCCGCGCCTGCCTCGACGTCTGTCCCACCCAGGCGATCGTCGCGCCCTATTCGCTCGATGCGCGGCGCTGCATTTCCTATCTCACCATCGAACTGAAGGGCAGCATCCCGCCCGAACTGCGGCCGCTGATCGGCAACCGCATCTACGGCTGCGACGACTGCCAGCTGGTGTGTCCGTGGAACCGCTTCGCGCAAACTGCCGAGTTGCCGGACTTCGCGGTGAGGAACGGGCTCGACGGCGCGCGCCTGGTCGAGCTGTTCGCCTGGAGCGAGGCCGATTTCAACGAACGCCTGGCGGGCTCGCCGATCCGCCGCATCGGGCACGAACGCTGGCTGCGCAATATCGCCGTCGCGCTGGGCAACGCATCGCCCTCGCCCGACATCCGCGCCGCGCTCAGTGCGAAGCTGAACCACCCGTCCGCCACCGTGCGGGAGCACGTGGTGTGGGCGTTGGCACGCCAGTCCGCTGGGCACTGA
- a CDS encoding acyloxyacyl hydrolase, which yields MALSVGLHGPVQAKESGGHAERTLAIGVLAHDHGPFSDHNEDGVDLNLEVQFAPLAFPGSPRAHLGVTANFAGETSAAYAGLGFRLHEQPKGFVDALLGVAVHNGPLHKDPVRCDLYSDCGFGTRFLPRLGLEAGYRIGPQATVSLLYDHMSHKWIVSGENEGIDHIGLRYLRAF from the coding sequence TTGGCCCTGAGCGTTGGCCTCCATGGCCCCGTCCAGGCGAAGGAGTCGGGCGGCCATGCGGAAAGAACGCTGGCGATTGGCGTGCTGGCGCACGACCATGGCCCGTTCAGCGACCACAACGAGGATGGCGTCGACCTGAACCTGGAGGTGCAGTTCGCGCCGCTGGCCTTTCCAGGCTCGCCACGCGCCCACCTGGGGGTGACGGCGAACTTTGCCGGCGAGACCAGTGCGGCATACGCCGGTCTCGGCTTTCGCCTGCACGAGCAACCGAAGGGCTTCGTCGATGCACTGCTCGGCGTTGCGGTCCACAACGGCCCGCTCCACAAGGATCCGGTCCGCTGCGATCTCTACAGCGATTGCGGCTTCGGCACCCGCTTCCTGCCCCGCCTGGGCCTGGAGGCCGGCTACCGGATCGGGCCGCAGGCGACCGTCTCGCTCCTCTACGACCACATGTCGCACAAGTGGATCGTGAGCGGCGAGAACGAGGGCATCGACCACATCGGCCTGCGCTACCTGCGGGCCTTCTGA
- a CDS encoding class I fructose-bisphosphate aldolase, with translation MNLDELKSVANAIVARQKGVLAADESSPTIKKRFDSIQVESTEENRRRYREILFTADGIERYVGGVILFDETLRQCTREGVPFPKLLAGRGIIPGIKVDQGAKALALCPGDKVTEGLDGLRERLAEYKQLGAQFAKWRAVIEIDERDLPSAFGIRANAHALARYAALCQEAGLVPIVEPEVLMDGAHGIERCEVVTAQVLQAVFAELDFHRVQFEGMLLKPNMVIAGKKSVQQAGVQAVAETTIRCLKRYVPAAVPGIVFLSGGQSAEDATDHLNAMNAMGAHPWQVSFSYGRALQAPVLAAWRGQEIHVAAAQRALLKRCRLNGLARDGQYVRAMEEAA, from the coding sequence ATGAACCTAGACGAACTCAAGTCCGTGGCGAACGCCATTGTCGCCAGGCAGAAAGGCGTACTGGCTGCGGACGAAAGCAGCCCCACCATCAAGAAGCGTTTCGACAGCATCCAGGTCGAATCCACCGAGGAAAACCGCCGGCGCTACCGCGAAATCCTGTTCACCGCCGACGGCATCGAACGCTATGTCGGTGGCGTCATCCTGTTCGACGAAACCCTGCGCCAGTGCACGCGCGAGGGCGTCCCCTTTCCCAAACTGCTGGCGGGCCGCGGCATCATTCCGGGCATCAAGGTCGACCAGGGCGCCAAGGCGCTGGCCCTCTGCCCCGGCGACAAGGTGACCGAGGGCCTCGACGGCCTGCGCGAGCGGCTCGCCGAATACAAGCAGCTGGGCGCCCAGTTCGCCAAGTGGCGGGCGGTGATCGAGATCGACGAACGCGATCTTCCCTCGGCGTTCGGCATCCGCGCCAATGCCCACGCGCTGGCGCGCTACGCTGCGCTATGCCAGGAGGCCGGGCTGGTGCCGATCGTGGAGCCGGAAGTGCTGATGGACGGCGCCCACGGTATCGAGCGCTGCGAGGTGGTGACGGCGCAGGTGCTGCAGGCGGTGTTCGCCGAACTGGATTTCCACCGCGTGCAGTTCGAGGGCATGCTGCTGAAGCCGAACATGGTGATCGCCGGCAAGAAAAGTGTGCAGCAGGCCGGCGTGCAGGCAGTGGCAGAAACCACCATCCGTTGTCTGAAGCGTTACGTGCCGGCGGCAGTACCGGGGATCGTGTTCCTCTCGGGCGGGCAGAGCGCGGAAGACGCCACCGACCATCTGAACGCCATGAACGCGATGGGGGCACACCCGTGGCAGGTCAGCTTCTCGTATGGACGGGCGCTGCAGGCACCGGTGCTGGCCGCCTGGAGGGGGCAGGAAATCCATGTCGCCGCCGCACAGCGGGCGCTCCTCAAGCGCTGCCGCCTCAACGGCCTGGCGCGCGACGGACAATATGTGCGAGCCATGGAAGAAGCGGCCTGA
- the tsaE gene encoding tRNA (adenosine(37)-N6)-threonylcarbamoyltransferase complex ATPase subunit type 1 TsaE: protein MHRTNDTVRCRRHLADEAATLAFGAQLAASLQPGMTFYLEGDLGAGKTTLVRGVLRALGYGGRVKSPTYTLAETYSLPAFELYHFDLYRMHDPREWLDAGFRDVSDGRAVSLIEWPEKAAGWLPPPDVVIRLTIADEARDIECEAASPRGAQYLETCCTHC from the coding sequence ATGCATAGAACCAATGATACCGTCCGCTGCCGCCGCCATCTTGCCGACGAGGCCGCGACGCTGGCGTTCGGCGCGCAGCTCGCGGCCTCGTTGCAGCCAGGGATGACGTTCTATCTCGAGGGAGACCTCGGGGCGGGGAAGACCACGCTGGTGCGCGGCGTCCTCCGCGCGCTGGGCTACGGCGGCCGCGTGAAGAGCCCGACCTACACGCTGGCCGAGACCTACAGCCTGCCTGCGTTTGAGTTGTATCATTTCGACCTGTATCGTATGCACGACCCGCGCGAATGGCTCGATGCCGGTTTTCGCGACGTCAGCGACGGCCGTGCGGTGAGCCTGATCGAGTGGCCCGAAAAGGCAGCCGGCTGGCTGCCGCCGCCCGACGTGGTGATCCGCCTGACGATCGCCGACGAGGCGCGCGATATCGAATGCGAGGCGGCGAGCCCGCGCGGCGCACAGTATCTGGAGACATGTTGCACGCACTGCTGA
- a CDS encoding ligand-binding protein SH3 — protein MSGLIANFPSDGIVTVNRVILKPEYTVDDLQERVAFLCENVKTYHSDTGFVGGFVALNSGQVSNEGSTIGQAVGSPLKGREALIVTFWTDFESHEKSHRSETFQPLFRRALELCENGNEEIAYEMLWSGKAYGPEEIEAARKAKAHYAHAA, from the coding sequence ATGAGTGGATTGATCGCAAACTTCCCGTCCGACGGCATCGTGACCGTCAACCGGGTGATTCTGAAGCCGGAGTACACGGTCGACGACCTTCAGGAGCGGGTGGCGTTCCTGTGCGAGAACGTGAAGACCTACCATTCGGACACCGGCTTCGTCGGCGGCTTCGTCGCATTGAATTCCGGCCAGGTCTCGAACGAAGGCTCGACCATCGGCCAGGCCGTCGGAAGCCCGCTGAAAGGCCGGGAAGCGCTGATCGTGACGTTCTGGACCGACTTCGAGAGCCACGAGAAGTCGCACCGTTCGGAAACCTTCCAGCCGCTGTTCCGGAGAGCGCTGGAACTGTGCGAGAACGGCAACGAGGAAATCGCCTACGAGATGCTGTGGTCCGGCAAGGCCTACGGCCCGGAGGAAATCGAGGCCGCACGCAAGGCCAAGGCACATTACGCGCATGCGGCCTGA
- a CDS encoding cation transporter, with the protein MSGCGCNSACDAASPDPGYRRALWVALVLNVLMFGVELVSSFSAHSVSLLADAVDFLGDAGNYGVALFVLGLAPVWRSRSALWKGALMFGYGLFVLGKTAWQWSAGVVPEPAIMGWVSLIALVVNLGVAVLLYAHRQGDAQARSVWLCSRNDALGNIAVMGAAGAVWATGRGWPDIAVAVALAALALTSGAAVIRHAKDELRAGV; encoded by the coding sequence ATGAGCGGCTGCGGCTGCAATTCGGCGTGCGACGCGGCGTCGCCGGACCCGGGCTACCGGCGCGCGCTGTGGGTCGCACTGGTGCTGAACGTGCTGATGTTCGGCGTCGAACTCGTTTCCAGCTTCTCGGCCCACTCGGTGTCGCTGCTGGCCGACGCGGTCGATTTCCTCGGCGACGCCGGCAACTACGGCGTGGCGCTGTTCGTGCTGGGGCTGGCGCCGGTGTGGCGCTCGCGCAGCGCGCTGTGGAAGGGGGCGCTGATGTTCGGATACGGACTGTTCGTGCTTGGCAAGACGGCGTGGCAGTGGTCGGCCGGTGTGGTGCCCGAGCCCGCGATCATGGGCTGGGTGAGTCTCATCGCGCTGGTGGTCAACCTTGGTGTCGCGGTCTTGCTCTATGCCCACCGCCAGGGTGATGCGCAGGCGCGCTCCGTGTGGCTGTGTTCGCGCAACGATGCGCTCGGCAACATCGCCGTGATGGGCGCGGCGGGTGCGGTGTGGGCGACCGGGCGGGGCTGGCCCGACATCGCCGTGGCGGTGGCGTTGGCGGCACTCGCGCTGACGTCGGGCGCGGCGGTGATTCGCCATGCGAAGGACGAATTGCGGGCCGGGGTGTAA
- a CDS encoding hemerythrin domain-containing protein yields MTASLLGPAAPGFDRPLDVLEACHGRIARQCDTLDRLLAHLPGHGADRQAQQAARAVLAYFDTAGVHHHDDEERNLFPLLEEAGAAGTCDLVEALTLEHDELALLWQHLRIQLAPIAEGRAADLDAPLTQRFIALNRSHLDFENAHVLPLARAVLDAAARERLGRAMAARRRVPFPEAP; encoded by the coding sequence ATGACCGCGAGCCTGCTCGGGCCGGCGGCCCCGGGCTTCGACCGGCCGCTCGACGTCCTGGAAGCCTGCCATGGCCGCATCGCCCGGCAGTGCGACACCCTCGACCGGCTGCTGGCGCATCTTCCCGGCCATGGGGCGGACCGCCAGGCGCAGCAGGCCGCACGCGCGGTGCTGGCCTACTTCGACACCGCCGGCGTACATCACCACGACGACGAGGAGCGCAACCTGTTTCCGCTGCTGGAAGAGGCTGGCGCAGCGGGGACGTGCGACCTGGTCGAGGCGCTGACGCTCGAGCACGACGAGCTGGCGCTGTTGTGGCAGCATCTGCGCATCCAGCTCGCGCCGATCGCCGAGGGCCGGGCGGCTGACCTGGACGCCCCGCTCACGCAGCGGTTCATCGCCCTCAACCGCAGCCATCTCGACTTCGAAAACGCGCACGTCCTGCCGCTCGCCCGCGCCGTTCTGGACGCGGCGGCCCGCGAGCGGCTGGGGCGCGCGATGGCGGCGCGGCGCCGGGTGCCGTTTCCGGAGGCGCCGTGA
- a CDS encoding Lcl domain-containing protein, with product MRATLITSTLLVAGLISGAAQAALVDRGGGLIYDTDLDVTWLKDANYAKTSGYDADGLMTWSEATTWAANLSYFDAVRNVTYADWRLPTSDTTCGAFNCSNSEMGHLFYNELGGTGGQSILTSGDPDLAKFTNFRNSLYWSGTEYAPDPAYAFVFDTNYGLQGVGSKYGSTYALAVRPGDVAALPEAQTYALMLAGLGLVRWRARRRG from the coding sequence ATGCGCGCCACCCTGATCACGTCCACGCTTCTCGTCGCCGGCCTCATCTCCGGCGCTGCCCAGGCCGCCCTCGTCGACCGCGGCGGCGGCCTCATCTACGACACTGACCTCGACGTCACCTGGCTCAAGGACGCCAACTACGCCAAGACCAGCGGCTACGACGCCGACGGCCTGATGACCTGGAGCGAGGCCACCACCTGGGCCGCCAACCTCAGTTATTTTGATGCCGTGCGCAACGTCACCTACGCCGACTGGCGCCTGCCTACGAGCGATACCACCTGTGGAGCCTTCAACTGCTCCAACAGCGAAATGGGGCACCTGTTTTACAACGAATTGGGCGGTACCGGAGGGCAATCCATCCTGACCAGCGGCGATCCGGATCTGGCCAAGTTCACCAATTTCCGGAATAGCTTGTATTGGTCCGGTACGGAGTACGCGCCGGACCCAGCCTACGCGTTTGTCTTCGATACCAACTACGGCCTCCAGGGCGTCGGCTCTAAGTACGGTAGTACGTATGCATTGGCTGTTCGTCCCGGCGATGTCGCCGCCTTGCCGGAGGCGCAGACCTATGCGCTGATGCTGGCCGGCTTGGGGCTAGTCAGGTGGCGCGCGCGGCGGCGTGGGTGA
- the murI gene encoding glutamate racemase, with product MSTNAHSPIGVFDSGIGGLTVVRALMERLPFENIVYFGDTARVPYGVKSVETIAHFTTQIAQFLLEKEVKLLVIACNTMAAVAAQVVKDLSPVPVLDVIDAGAVSARGGRKIGVIGTPTTINSNAYARAIHDYAPDSRIHSQACPLFVPLVEEGWLDHEVTRLTAQEYMKPLLAEHIDTLVLGCTHYPLLKPLLRQVVGDAVNLVDSAEAMAEQVAAVLAETHLANPGPGQPRYDFYVTDVPLRFQTIGERFLGRTLNNVHVVKW from the coding sequence ATGTCCACGAACGCACACTCCCCGATCGGCGTATTCGATTCCGGCATCGGCGGGCTGACCGTGGTGCGCGCGCTGATGGAGCGCCTGCCCTTTGAAAACATCGTGTATTTCGGCGACACGGCGCGCGTCCCCTATGGCGTGAAGTCCGTCGAGACGATCGCGCATTTCACCACGCAGATCGCGCAGTTCCTGCTGGAGAAAGAGGTCAAGCTGCTGGTCATCGCCTGCAACACCATGGCGGCGGTTGCCGCGCAGGTGGTCAAGGACCTCTCGCCGGTGCCGGTGCTCGACGTGATCGACGCCGGCGCGGTGTCGGCGCGCGGCGGCCGGAAAATCGGCGTCATCGGTACCCCGACGACGATCAACAGCAATGCCTATGCGCGCGCGATCCACGACTACGCGCCCGACTCGCGCATCCATTCGCAGGCTTGTCCGCTGTTCGTCCCGCTCGTGGAGGAAGGCTGGCTCGACCACGAAGTCACCCGCCTGACCGCGCAGGAATACATGAAGCCGCTGCTCGCCGAGCACATCGACACGCTGGTGCTCGGCTGCACCCACTACCCGCTGCTGAAGCCGCTGCTGCGGCAGGTGGTCGGCGACGCCGTGAACCTCGTCGATTCCGCGGAGGCGATGGCCGAGCAGGTCGCCGCGGTGCTGGCCGAGACGCATCTCGCCAACCCGGGTCCCGGCCAGCCGCGCTACGATTTCTACGTCACCGACGTGCCGCTCCGCTTCCAGACCATCGGCGAGCGCTTCCTCGGCCGCACGCTCAACAACGTGCACGTGGTGAAGTGGTGA
- a CDS encoding S24 family peptidase, translated as MSESSPRKTIPIQDINEASNCAGSEPYALMVLGDSMLPEFEEGEIIVVEPSGLVKDGSYVVAYVNDEYIFRQIVKRDGGWMLKPLNPLYENIPVDDIGVARGVVIMKKRPGRRSEQKRYV; from the coding sequence ATGAGCGAATCCTCTCCCCGCAAGACCATTCCCATCCAGGACATCAACGAGGCAAGCAACTGCGCCGGCTCCGAGCCCTATGCCCTGATGGTGCTGGGCGACTCGATGCTGCCCGAGTTCGAGGAGGGCGAGATCATCGTCGTCGAACCCTCGGGCCTGGTGAAGGACGGGTCCTATGTCGTTGCCTACGTCAACGACGAGTACATCTTCCGGCAGATCGTGAAGCGCGACGGCGGCTGGATGCTGAAACCGCTCAATCCGCTGTACGAGAACATCCCCGTCGACGACATCGGCGTCGCCCGGGGCGTGGTCATCATGAAGAAGCGCCCGGGCAGGCGCAGCGAACAGAAGCGCTACGTGTGA
- the mutL gene encoding DNA mismatch repair endonuclease MutL, whose product MSIRVLPDVLISQIAAGEVVERPASALKEMLENSLDAGATEIQVELEQGGIKRIRVSDNGSGIPRDELVLALTRHATSKIASLADLEQVASLGFRGEALASIAAIARVQLVSRGAGDAHAWAIQAEGGRLEASSPAARGQGTTIDIQDLFFNTPARRKFLKTEATEYAHCAETVRRLALAHPQVAFTLAHNGRTQLRLGTESAVARVRHVLGDAFETNAIAVEAAAGPLRVSGWVVRPAAATASRDGQHIFVNGRYVRDKLIVHALKEAYRDVLHHQLNPAYCLFVELPPEAVDVNVHPAKTEIRFRDGRGVHQFLFHAVERMLAAPVTADSGPAAVPAARPAWTPPQQASMPLQVAEAMALYAPLAAHALSGAPPASQAAELGGLDSVRAVATVAQPLPAACEGDVPPLGYALGQLHGVYVLAQNAHGLVLVDMHAAHERVVYEKLKSALDARAVPAQTLLIPVALTVDARDVAEISPHLDALAEIGFELSVSSPTSVAVRSVPWLLKDADPVELTRAVLAEVAEYGVGRLLAERRNELLATLACHGAVRANRRLTLPEMNALLREMEATERAAQCNHGRPTWFQLSLRELDAMFMRGR is encoded by the coding sequence GTGAGCATCCGCGTCCTGCCCGACGTCCTCATCTCGCAGATCGCCGCCGGCGAGGTGGTCGAACGCCCTGCGTCGGCGTTGAAGGAGATGCTGGAGAACAGTCTCGACGCCGGCGCGACGGAAATCCAGGTCGAGCTCGAGCAGGGCGGCATCAAGCGGATTCGCGTTTCCGACAACGGCAGCGGCATTCCACGCGACGAACTGGTGCTCGCACTGACGCGCCACGCCACCAGCAAGATCGCGAGTCTTGCCGATCTCGAGCAGGTCGCGAGCCTGGGTTTCCGCGGCGAGGCCCTGGCCTCGATCGCCGCGATCGCGCGGGTGCAGCTGGTGAGCCGCGGTGCGGGCGATGCGCATGCCTGGGCGATCCAGGCTGAGGGCGGCCGCCTCGAGGCATCGTCCCCCGCCGCGCGCGGGCAGGGGACGACGATCGACATCCAGGACCTGTTCTTCAACACGCCGGCGCGGCGCAAGTTTCTGAAAACCGAGGCGACCGAGTACGCGCACTGCGCCGAAACCGTCCGGCGGCTGGCGCTGGCCCATCCGCAGGTCGCGTTCACGCTCGCGCACAACGGCCGCACGCAGCTGCGCCTCGGCACCGAATCCGCGGTCGCGCGCGTGCGCCACGTACTGGGCGATGCATTCGAGACGAACGCCATCGCCGTCGAGGCGGCGGCGGGGCCGCTGCGCGTGTCGGGCTGGGTCGTGCGACCCGCCGCCGCGACGGCCAGCCGCGACGGCCAACACATCTTCGTCAATGGCCGCTACGTGCGCGACAAGCTGATCGTGCATGCGCTGAAGGAAGCCTACCGCGACGTCCTGCACCATCAGCTCAACCCGGCCTACTGCCTGTTCGTCGAATTGCCGCCGGAGGCCGTCGACGTCAACGTGCACCCGGCCAAGACCGAGATCCGCTTCCGCGACGGCCGTGGGGTGCACCAGTTCCTGTTCCACGCGGTCGAGCGCATGCTGGCCGCGCCGGTGACGGCGGACAGCGGGCCGGCCGCGGTACCGGCGGCGCGTCCGGCGTGGACGCCGCCGCAGCAGGCGAGCATGCCCTTGCAGGTCGCCGAGGCCATGGCACTCTATGCGCCGCTTGCCGCGCACGCGTTGAGTGGCGCGCCGCCTGCGTCGCAAGCGGCAGAACTCGGCGGTCTGGATTCAGTGCGTGCGGTTGCGACTGTGGCGCAGCCCTTGCCGGCGGCGTGCGAGGGTGACGTGCCGCCGTTGGGCTACGCACTGGGCCAGCTGCACGGGGTCTACGTGCTGGCGCAGAACGCCCACGGGCTGGTGCTGGTCGACATGCACGCGGCGCACGAGCGCGTCGTCTACGAGAAGCTCAAGTCCGCGCTCGACGCCCGTGCAGTGCCGGCGCAGACGCTGCTGATTCCGGTCGCGCTGACGGTCGATGCGCGCGACGTCGCGGAGATCAGCCCGCATCTCGACGCACTTGCGGAGATCGGCTTCGAGCTGTCGGTGAGCTCGCCGACTTCGGTTGCGGTGCGGTCGGTGCCATGGCTGTTGAAGGATGCCGACCCCGTCGAACTGACCCGCGCGGTGCTCGCCGAAGTCGCCGAGTACGGCGTCGGGCGGCTGCTGGCCGAGCGGCGCAATGAACTGCTGGCGACGCTCGCCTGCCACGGCGCGGTGCGCGCCAACCGGCGCCTGACGCTGCCGGAAATGAACGCGCTGCTGCGCGAGATGGAGGCGACCGAGCGCGCCGCGCAGTGCAACCACGGGCGCCCGACCTGGTTCCAGCTGAGCCTGCGGGAGCTCGACGCGATGTTCATGCGCGGCCGCTGA
- a CDS encoding N-acetylmuramoyl-L-alanine amidase, which yields MLHALLKLFLLCGLLASGWAQAAQLSAVRLWPSPDYTRLTLEAPQAVGYKYFTLSNPDRLVIDLEDVEAGPALDGLAAQLSQDDPFIGAIRVGMNRPGVMRLVLDLKSAVKPSVFQLGPRGQYGNRLVVDLYPAKADVPAPDTAPPMAESERPKAGKPARPEAPRFARLVTVAVDAGHGGEDPGASGANGSHEKDITLALAKKLKQRIDAQENMRAVLIRDGDYFVPLGQRVVKARALKADLFMSIHADAFIKPHARGSSVFALSENGATSVAARWLAKRENDADLIGGVNVDVKDPFLKRTLIDLSQTATINDSLKLGRAVLKEIGTINTLHRGEVEQAGFAVLKAPDIPSILIETAFISNPDEEKRLNDPAYQDKLVDAIVEGVKDYFDKHPLTAPSRLTRNP from the coding sequence ATGTTGCACGCACTGCTGAAACTCTTCCTGCTATGCGGCCTGCTGGCGTCGGGCTGGGCCCAGGCGGCCCAGCTCTCCGCCGTCCGCCTGTGGCCCTCGCCCGACTACACGCGGCTGACCCTGGAGGCACCGCAGGCCGTCGGCTACAAGTACTTCACGCTGTCCAACCCCGATCGCCTCGTGATCGATCTCGAGGATGTCGAGGCGGGGCCGGCGCTGGACGGTCTGGCGGCGCAACTGAGCCAGGACGACCCGTTCATCGGGGCGATCCGCGTCGGCATGAACCGGCCCGGCGTGATGCGCCTCGTGCTCGATCTGAAGAGCGCCGTCAAGCCTTCCGTGTTTCAGCTCGGCCCGCGCGGGCAGTACGGCAATCGGCTGGTCGTGGACCTCTATCCGGCCAAGGCGGACGTGCCTGCCCCCGACACAGCGCCACCGATGGCCGAGAGCGAGCGGCCGAAGGCGGGCAAGCCGGCGCGCCCGGAGGCGCCCCGCTTCGCGCGCCTGGTCACGGTCGCGGTCGACGCCGGCCACGGCGGCGAGGACCCCGGCGCCAGCGGCGCCAACGGCTCGCACGAGAAGGACATCACCCTGGCGCTGGCGAAGAAGCTCAAGCAGAGGATCGATGCGCAGGAGAACATGCGCGCCGTGCTGATCCGCGACGGCGACTACTTCGTGCCGCTCGGGCAGCGCGTCGTCAAGGCGCGCGCGCTGAAGGCCGACCTCTTCATGTCGATCCACGCCGACGCCTTCATCAAGCCGCATGCCCGCGGCTCGTCGGTGTTCGCCCTCTCCGAGAATGGCGCGACCTCGGTCGCCGCGCGCTGGCTGGCCAAGCGCGAGAACGATGCCGACCTGATCGGCGGGGTCAATGTCGATGTCAAGGATCCGTTCCTGAAGCGGACCCTGATCGACCTGTCACAGACCGCGACGATCAACGACAGCCTGAAGCTGGGGCGCGCGGTGCTGAAGGAGATCGGCACCATCAACACGCTGCACCGGGGCGAGGTCGAGCAGGCCGGTTTTGCCGTGCTGAAGGCGCCTGACATTCCCTCGATCCTGATCGAGACCGCCTTCATCTCGAATCCTGACGAAGAAAAACGCCTGAACGACCCGGCCTACCAGGACAAGCTGGTCGACGCCATCGTCGAGGGCGTCAAGGATTACTTCGACAAGCATCCGTTGACTGCGCCGTCGCGGCTGACGCGCAATCCATGA